Sequence from the Mesorhizobium sp. PAMC28654 genome:
GAGCGCCAGCGAAAATACAGCCGCCCAGACCGGCGGCGAGGCGGAAAACACGCCAGCCGGGCCGTAGGCGATCAGCACGACCGGGATCATGATGATGGTCGAAGCGGTCAGCTGCCCGGTGGCGACGACCGGCGAGGGGATGCCCTTGAAGCGGCGCGCGACCATCAGGGCGACGGCATAAGACAGCGAGGCGCCGATCAGCGCGAATTTGGCCCAGACAGGACCGCCCAGCCCGGCGACCAGGCCGGGACCGATCATCACCGCCGTGCCGGCGATGCCGAGCGCGATGCCCGCCAGCTTGTTCCAGGAGAGCTTTTCGTCCGATGTCAGCGAATTGGCGAGGATCAATGTCCAGAACGGCGTTGTCGCGTTGAGCACCGAAGCGACGCCGGCGCCGAGCTGTGTCTGGCCGGCGAAGATCAGCGAAAAGGGCACGACATTGTTGGTGAGCGCCAGCAGGAAGAACAGGCCGGCATGCGGAAGGGCGAGCCGAAAGGACGGTCCGCGAATGGCGAGATAGAGCTGAAGGGCCAGTGCGGCGATGCCGACGCGAAACAGCACCAGCACCAGTGGGTGAAGTTCCGACACGGCAATACGGGCAAAGAAGAACGAACCGCCCCAGATGGCGCCGAGCAGCAGAAGCTGCGCCCAGTCCCTGAGCACCATTGGTCCGCGTGCCGGCGCGGTGGTGGCTGTGCTTGCCATGTGATCGTCCTCCCCGACGGTCTGCATTCCCCGTCATGGGCGCAAGCCATAGCGGGTTCGGAGACAAGGGCCACCCGAAACCTGACTGATGGCCTCGCTCTCGTGCCAAAAAGGCGTAACGCCTTGCAGTGAGGGACACGAGACACAGAATTGTTTTCATTAGCCGCTAGCTTGGATTAATTGTGCGCAAGAGGATTCGTCCATGCAGCGATTCGAGAATGCCCGCGAGGCGGCACTGGCGCTTCGCCCGGACGATCCGGTCTACTGCTTCCGCCCGCAGGTGCTGAAGGCGGACGCCCGGCAGTTCATGGGCATGTTCCCCGGCAAGACCGCCTATGCGGTGAAAACCAATGGTGAGCCGATCGTGCTGAAGGCGCTGGTCGAGGCCGGTGTCACCGCCTTCGACGTGGCCTCGCCTGGTGAATTCGCCGCCGTGCGTGCTGTCTCTCCCGATGCCGAGATGCTCTACATGCATCCGGTCAAGGCGCAGTCGGATATCAAGCTGGCGCTGGAGAAATACGCCATCCGGGTCATTTCGCTCGACCATGAGGACGAGATCACCAAGGTGACGCGCGTGGTGCGGGCGCTCGACATCGATCCTGGCACGATCACCGTGTTCGTAAGGGTGCAGACCAAGGGGCACGCGGCTTACGAGCTGTCGAAGAAGTTCGGCGCCGGGCCGGCCTATGCGGTGGAACTGGCCGAACGGCTGAACCGCACCGGCTACAAGGTTGGCCTGTGCTTCCATGTCGGCAGCCAGATCGAGGATCCCGACACCTATGAGCGGGCGCTGGCCTCGGCCGACTGGGTGCGCAACCGGCTTACCTTCGATATTGCTGGGCTCGATGTCGGCGGCGGCTTTCCGGCCGAATACGGACATGACCCCAACCGCAAGCAGATCGAGATGCCGTCACTCGGCCAGATCATGTCGCGGCTCTCGGACGACCTCAAGGAATACCAGTTCGACCAGATGCCACTGGTGGCGGAGCCGGGCAGGGTGATCGTGGCGCGCTGCCTGTCGCTGATCGTGCGCGTGCTGCTGCGCAAGGGCAAGCGGCTCTACATCAATGATGGCATCTGGGCGTCGCTGTCGGATTCATGGACCGGCAAGATCACGCTGCCGGCGCGCTTCATTCCCGATCCGGCGATCCGCACGCGCAATGGCGCTGAAAAGAACATCGTGCCGTTCAAGGTGTGCGGCGCGACCTGCGATTCCGTCGACATCCTGTCGCGGCCGTTCTGGCTGCCGGAAACGGTCGATACCGGCGACTGGATCGAAATCGGCCATATCGGCGCCTATTCGCTGTCGCTGAGGACCCGCTTCAACGGGTTCTACCCCGACACATTCGTCGAGGTGACGACACCGTTCGACGAAGGTGATGCGCCACAAGGGTTTGCAAGCCTGGAGACGATGGCGGACTGAGTTTCTTCCTTCTCCCACAAGGGGAGAAGGGGGAGGGAGCTACAACTTCCCCAACAGATCCGGCGTCGGCCAGCCGTCGACGGCCAGGCCAAGGCGCATCTGCTCCTTGCGGATGGCTTCGCGGGTGTTGGTGCCCAGGATGCCGTCGACCGTGCCGACGTCGTAGCCCTTGGCTTCGAGCTTGGTCTGCAGCGCCTTCATCTGGTCATTGTTGAGGCCGGTTTCGGGGGTGCGCGGATCGAATTGCGGTGCGCCGGCCAGCCGTGCGGCGAGGTTGGCCGCCGTCAGCGCGTAGGTGAAGGACTGGTTCCATTCCAGATAGACGTCGAAATTGTCATAGGTGAGGAATGCCGGCCCCTTGCGCCCCATCGGCATTGCCAGGCCCGCCTTCAGGCCATTGTCGACAAGCGGCGTGCCGTTCGGGTTGGTGACGCCCCACTGCGCCCATTGCGACAGCGGCAGCTTGTTGGTGCGCCCGGTCTGGTCCCACGGCATCTCGTCGGGCACGCGGACTTCCTCGATCCAGGGCTGGTCGCGCTTCCAGCCGCGCGACAGCACCTTGTTGGCCGTGGTCATGATCACGTCGGGCACGCTGTTGCGCAGGTCGACCTTGCCGTCGCCATCGCCGTCGACGCCACGCAGCAGATAGTCGGAAGGCAGGATCTGCGTCTGGCCAATCTCGCCGGCCCAGGCGCCCTTGACGTCGGCCGGCAGCACGCCGCGATCGATCAGTTCCAGCAGCGGCACGAGTTGCGGACGGAAGATCTGCGGGCGGCGGCAGTCGTGTGACAGCGTCACCAGCGCGCTCAGCGTGTGGAAGTCGCCCTGCACGGCGCCAAAATCCGTCTCCAGCGCCCAGAACGCGGTGATCACCGGTGCCTGGACACCGAACTGCTGGTCGGCGCGGGCGAAGACATCGGCGTATTTCTTCATATTCGCCGCACCTTGCTTCAGCCGGTAGGCGGAAATCATGCGGCCGGAGAACTGGATGAATGTCT
This genomic interval carries:
- a CDS encoding DMT family transporter — encoded protein: MASTATTAPARGPMVLRDWAQLLLLGAIWGGSFFFARIAVSELHPLVLVLFRVGIAALALQLYLAIRGPSFRLALPHAGLFFLLALTNNVVPFSLIFAGQTQLGAGVASVLNATTPFWTLILANSLTSDEKLSWNKLAGIALGIAGTAVMIGPGLVAGLGGPVWAKFALIGASLSYAVALMVARRFKGIPSPVVATGQLTASTIIMIPVVLIAYGPAGVFSASPPVWAAVFSLALLSTAFAYILYFNLVASAGATNASLVTLIVPASAILLGFLFLGERLALFEMGGMALIALGLVTIDGRVFGRR
- a CDS encoding alanine racemase, with the protein product MQRFENAREAALALRPDDPVYCFRPQVLKADARQFMGMFPGKTAYAVKTNGEPIVLKALVEAGVTAFDVASPGEFAAVRAVSPDAEMLYMHPVKAQSDIKLALEKYAIRVISLDHEDEITKVTRVVRALDIDPGTITVFVRVQTKGHAAYELSKKFGAGPAYAVELAERLNRTGYKVGLCFHVGSQIEDPDTYERALASADWVRNRLTFDIAGLDVGGGFPAEYGHDPNRKQIEMPSLGQIMSRLSDDLKEYQFDQMPLVAEPGRVIVARCLSLIVRVLLRKGKRLYINDGIWASLSDSWTGKITLPARFIPDPAIRTRNGAEKNIVPFKVCGATCDSVDILSRPFWLPETVDTGDWIEIGHIGAYSLSLRTRFNGFYPDTFVEVTTPFDEGDAPQGFASLETMAD
- a CDS encoding lytic murein transglycosylase codes for the protein MPLRSKALAALFLCATALPVMAQECGGDFEAWKQVVANEAKAAGVGAVGLDALEDATIDDRALARDRAQGVFTQTFIQFSGRMISAYRLKQGAANMKKYADVFARADQQFGVQAPVITAFWALETDFGAVQGDFHTLSALVTLSHDCRRPQIFRPQLVPLLELIDRGVLPADVKGAWAGEIGQTQILPSDYLLRGVDGDGDGKVDLRNSVPDVIMTTANKVLSRGWKRDQPWIEEVRVPDEMPWDQTGRTNKLPLSQWAQWGVTNPNGTPLVDNGLKAGLAMPMGRKGPAFLTYDNFDVYLEWNQSFTYALTAANLAARLAGAPQFDPRTPETGLNNDQMKALQTKLEAKGYDVGTVDGILGTNTREAIRKEQMRLGLAVDGWPTPDLLGKL